A genomic stretch from Scomber scombrus chromosome 8, fScoSco1.1, whole genome shotgun sequence includes:
- the LOC133985259 gene encoding regulator of G-protein signaling 8-like, translating to MKTRLGCLSNKSDSYSDFSEFLPPAQETTARLSTDEVEQWSESFDHLLSHKYGLAAFRTFLKTEFSDENIEFWMACEDYKKIKSSTKLVSKANKIFQEFIDVQAPREVNIDYRTREKTKQSLEDPSPTSLNEIQGKVYSLMEKDSYPRFLRSKMYQDIVNRTHAQGQRRSV from the exons ATGAAGACCAGACTAGGCTGTCTCTCCAACAAATCTGACTCCTACAGCGACTTCTCTGAGTTCCTGCCTCCTGCTCAGGAAACTACAGCCAG ACTGTCAACGGATGAGGTTGAACAGTGGTCTGAATCGTTTGATCACCTTCTCTCTCACAAAT ATGGCCTAGCTGCCTTCCGGACATTTCTCAAGACAGAGTTCAGTGACGAGAATATTGAGTTTTGGATGGCCTGCGAGGACTACAAAAAAATCAAGAGCTCAACCAAGCTTGTGTCAAAAGCAAACAAGATCTTCCAAGAGTTCATCGACGTTCAGGCACCAAGAGAG GTAAACATTGATTACCGCACCAGGGAGAAGACCAAGCAGAGTCTGGAGGATCCCTCCCCGACCAGCCTCAACGAGATCCAAGGCAAAGTCTACAGCCTCATGGAAAAAGACTCCTACCCACGATTCCTCAGGTCCAAGATGTACCAGGATATTGTCAACAGAACGCATGCACAAGGCCAGCGGAGGTCTGTTTGA